Proteins encoded within one genomic window of Gemmatimonadaceae bacterium:
- a CDS encoding nucleotidyl transferase AbiEii/AbiGii toxin family protein: MTPGRARAATPSTPPGFLHDDVEFAQLLRLAATTARLDVEFAEKDYWVTHVLWWLEHERFGVCFKGGTSLSKCFGLIQRFSEDIDVHLVPPPTLTAPSVGSWIPSDTAYGADRLAYFGWLATELARIPGSVGVRHDVLRHSPRHINAVYYLDYASTIPHTGGLLARSVQLEVAPDRVYAAVPCRVTSFSHDVLSPAQAAGFIDNRPASLSCAHPVATLLGKLDAICNQHRKAIDPSRYVRHFEDAHHIITKLHGLPDLPGGMTVQELAMLMRADNQIRRSYHAQDDAFTLPDPVDRDALERAHAALGTWHWGPRVPLLDACATIRDWLERADLFAPETA; encoded by the coding sequence ATGACGCCGGGACGCGCCAGGGCGGCGACGCCATCCACGCCGCCCGGCTTTCTCCACGACGACGTCGAGTTCGCGCAGCTGCTACGCCTGGCGGCCACCACGGCGAGGCTCGACGTCGAGTTCGCGGAAAAAGACTACTGGGTCACGCACGTCCTGTGGTGGCTCGAGCACGAACGGTTCGGCGTCTGCTTCAAGGGCGGCACATCACTCTCGAAGTGCTTTGGGCTGATCCAGCGATTCTCTGAAGACATTGACGTGCACCTTGTGCCGCCGCCGACGCTCACCGCCCCCAGCGTGGGTTCGTGGATCCCCTCAGACACCGCGTATGGCGCGGACCGTCTCGCGTATTTTGGCTGGCTGGCGACGGAACTCGCGCGCATCCCTGGCAGTGTCGGGGTGCGCCACGACGTGCTGCGGCACTCCCCGCGACACATCAACGCGGTGTATTACCTGGACTACGCGTCGACGATTCCGCACACGGGCGGTCTGTTGGCTCGCTCCGTGCAACTCGAGGTCGCGCCGGACAGAGTCTACGCGGCGGTGCCGTGCCGCGTGACGTCCTTCAGCCATGACGTCCTCTCGCCAGCGCAGGCGGCGGGCTTCATCGACAACCGGCCAGCATCGCTGTCCTGTGCACACCCCGTTGCGACGCTGCTCGGCAAGCTGGATGCGATCTGCAATCAGCATCGCAAGGCAATCGATCCATCACGGTATGTGCGTCACTTCGAGGACGCGCACCATATCATCACGAAGCTGCACGGCCTTCCAGATCTGCCCGGCGGCATGACGGTACAGGAGCTCGCGATGCTGATGCGTGCCGACAATCAGATTCGGCGCAGTTACCACGCACAGGATGACGCGTTCACACTCCCCGATCCCGTCGACCGCGACGCCCTCGAGCGTGCACATGCCGCGCTGGGGACATGGCATTGGGGTCCGCGCGTCCCGTTGCTCGACGCCTGCGCGACCATTCGGGACTGGCTCGAGCGCGCAGACCTCTTCGCGCCAGAAACCGCGTAG